A genomic stretch from Hemicordylus capensis ecotype Gifberg chromosome 5, rHemCap1.1.pri, whole genome shotgun sequence includes:
- the TIFA gene encoding TRAF-interacting protein with FHA domain-containing protein A isoform X1: protein MGVVFEMIYTQNFPKITIAMSSFETADTEEIATCLSITVYHPSQEEKQVFRALSFCQRQQLRADDLVKFGRDCNVCHFNFVDGRVSRIQFALQFFRHFNSSEFGFEIKNMSKKVKLTVDNVELAYLNKVDLPETCMVLFGEYQILMQKQGGESEDYFDIRFELAEKSLLQEKRLLKKPILDYGMIQNDSPIEIDENE, encoded by the exons ATGGGGGTTGTGTTTGAAATGATTTATACCCAG AATTTCCCCAAAATTACTATTGCCATGTCCAGCTTTGAAACTGCAGATACTGAAGAGATAGCAACTTGTCTGTCTATCACTGTCTATCATCCAAGTCAAGAGGAAAAGCAAGTATTTCGTGCCTTAAGCTTCTGCCAGCGACAGCAGCTAAGAGCAGATGACCTGGTTAAGTTTGGGAGAGACTGCAACGTCTGCCATTTTAACTTTGTAGATGGACGTGTTTCACGCATTCAGTTTGCCTTGCAGTTTTTCAGACACTTCAACAGCTCAGAGTTTGGTTTTGAGATTAAGAACATGAGCAAAAAGGTAAAGCTAACTGTAGACAACGTTGAACTGGCCTACCTGAATAAAGTTGACCTGCCTGAGACCTGCATGGTTCTCTTTGGAGAGTACCAGATCCTAATGCAAAAACAAGGAGGCGAGTCGGAGGACTATTTTGATATTCGCTTTGAATTGGCCGAAAAATCACTGCTGCAGGAAAAACGATTATTGAAGAAACCTATACTTGACTATGGCATGATACAGAATGACTCTCCAATAGAGATTGATGAGAATGAATGA
- the TIFA gene encoding TRAF-interacting protein with FHA domain-containing protein A isoform X2, protein MSSFETADTEEIATCLSITVYHPSQEEKQVFRALSFCQRQQLRADDLVKFGRDCNVCHFNFVDGRVSRIQFALQFFRHFNSSEFGFEIKNMSKKVKLTVDNVELAYLNKVDLPETCMVLFGEYQILMQKQGGESEDYFDIRFELAEKSLLQEKRLLKKPILDYGMIQNDSPIEIDENE, encoded by the coding sequence ATGTCCAGCTTTGAAACTGCAGATACTGAAGAGATAGCAACTTGTCTGTCTATCACTGTCTATCATCCAAGTCAAGAGGAAAAGCAAGTATTTCGTGCCTTAAGCTTCTGCCAGCGACAGCAGCTAAGAGCAGATGACCTGGTTAAGTTTGGGAGAGACTGCAACGTCTGCCATTTTAACTTTGTAGATGGACGTGTTTCACGCATTCAGTTTGCCTTGCAGTTTTTCAGACACTTCAACAGCTCAGAGTTTGGTTTTGAGATTAAGAACATGAGCAAAAAGGTAAAGCTAACTGTAGACAACGTTGAACTGGCCTACCTGAATAAAGTTGACCTGCCTGAGACCTGCATGGTTCTCTTTGGAGAGTACCAGATCCTAATGCAAAAACAAGGAGGCGAGTCGGAGGACTATTTTGATATTCGCTTTGAATTGGCCGAAAAATCACTGCTGCAGGAAAAACGATTATTGAAGAAACCTATACTTGACTATGGCATGATACAGAATGACTCTCCAATAGAGATTGATGAGAATGAATGA